TAAATGCATTACTAAAGAAGGGCGTATTTTATATGGGAAGGTACCTGACGACGTCGTATGTGAAAGGCGAGAATCAGTTAAAGCCTCAATCGTTATACTTTCAAGTGATAAGAAAACCAGTAATAAAACATCTAACCAAAAAAGTGACAATATTAATTCAGGGTTTCAATATTCAGAATTTCAATGTGACGGGCGAATGTATTGCAGTCAAATGACATCAAGATCTGAAGCTGAATTCTTTATTAATAACTGTCCAAACACCAAAATGGATGGGGATTATGATGGCATTCCTTGTGAAGGGGATTCACGTTTCTGATATTTTTAAATGGATGTTTGAAATTACTTTTCAATTGAGCTGTTTGAATTTATAGACGTTAAACTTGAAAGCTTGAAACGAAGGGAACCCAGTAAATACTGGGCTCGCTTTATCTATTAAATGACTAAACTAATGCTTATTGATTTAACGTTTGTTAGATTGGCGACGACGGCCTTTTTGTGCCGTTTTAGGTGCATGCGCTGCATTTGAATCAGGTACAACTAACTTTGGCTCAAAACCTTCAACAACATCTCGTTTAATGAAATAACCTAAATGGCGTTCGATAGCACATAGGTTTCTGAAGTCATCACGTGAAACTAATGAAATCGCTTCACCTGCAGCACCAGCTCGGCCAGTACGACCAATACGGTGAACGTAATCTTCAGCTTCATCAGGTAAATCATAGTTAACAACACGTTCTAGATCGTCAATATCAATACCACGTGCCGCGATACCTGTTGCTACTAAGAACTGAATTTTACCTTCTTTAAAGTCTGCCATTAATTGTTCACGTACTGCTTGGCTTCGTCCACTATGGAAAGATTCCGCTGCTATTTCACGCTTCTCTAATTGGCTTACTAATTTAGCGGCGCCACGTTTAGTTTCAATGAAAATTAACGCTTGTTGCCATTTATTCTCATGAATTAAATGACTTAATAATGCCGATTTAAATTCTTTATCTACCGTGATCAAGTGTTGCTCAATCTTTGGTACGGTAACATTTTCAGGTGTAATTGAAATCTCAACGGCATCCGTTACCGCTGTTCTTGCTAAAAAGCGTACTTGCTTAGAAAGTGTTGCTGAGAATAATAAATTTTGACGCTCTAACGGCAACTTCTCAACGATTTTATTGATGTCGCTGATGAAGCCCATGTCCAACATACGGTCAGCTTCATCGATCACTAGGATGCTAGTTTCATCGAAGTGAATAGAGCGGCTAGTGTACATATCTAATAAACGACCTGGTGTTGCGACTAAAATATCAACCCCTTCAATAAGACGTTGTTTTTGTGGTTCAGCATCGATACCACCATACATTGCCATTGAGGTAATACTCAGGTGCTTAGCATAATGTTGAATATTCTCTTCAACTTGAATGGCTAGCTCTCGTGTTGGCGTTAAAATCATGGCATGAACACGTTTAGGGCGAACTAAAGGCGCATCAATTAATTTTTGTAAGATAGGTAATACAAAACTCGCGGTTTTACCTGTCCCTGTTTGCGCAGCGGCAATCAGGTTTTTGCCTTTTAATACAACAGGAATCGCTTTTTCTTGGATCGGCGTTGGTGCTTCGTAACCTTGTTCTGTTACAGCTTGTACAATTGGATCACTTAAACCAAGGGATGAAAATGTCATTTTTTGTCTCTACTTATCAAGTTAAAATGGTATAAAACGGCCACATTTTTACATAAGTAAAGTATCAAACGTATTTCACTGCTTTTGAAAATCAACGGTGAGATGTATGACAGAAATGGAAAAGTGACAGGTTTTATGGGTTTGTTATTAATTACATTACTGGTTTAATAGTTAGTTTAATAGTTAGTTTAATAGTTAGTTAAATAGTTAGTTAAATCATTCGTTAATTATACGTTGCTTAATATTCTATTTAATTTTTTATTTTTAAAAATACTGTTTATGTATTTTAAACTTTCCTCTATCAGCGTCTATATTTTTATACACTGATAGAGGCGTTACACATTTGACTCTGTAGAAGTTACGCTAATTTTTTAGCTTCTTCCTGACTTGATAGGTACTCGTTATAAGTACCTTGAAAATCAATTACTTTTTTATCTTTAATATCAACAATACGCGTTGCTAATGAAGAGACAAACTCACGGTCATGACTCACAAAGATTAACGTACCTTTGAATTCTTTTAATGCATTGTTTAATGCATCAATCGCTTCTAAGTCCATGTGGTTGGTTGGTTCATCCATGACTAATACGTTAATATCTTGCATCATTAACTTACCAAATAATAGACGGTTTTTCTCACCACCCGAACAGTTACGTGCTTTTTTGTTTGCATCGTCATCGGTAAATAATAAACGACCTAACATACCACGAACGATTAAATCACTGTGCTTGCTAGTACGCCATTGACCCATCCAGTCCATCAAGGTTAAATCGTTGTCAAAATCATCGGTGCTGTCTTGCGGGCAGTAACCGATAGATGCATTTTCAGACCATTTAACAACACCTTCATTGTGAGCAAGGTCATTCACTAAACAACGCATGAAGGTCGTTTTACCAACACCATTTTCACCAATAATAGCCAGTTTAGCGCCTGCTTCTAAAATGATGTCACCACCACTAAATAATGGGCCGTCTTCAAAACCGTGGCCTAGGCCTTCTAACACCAATGCTTGACGGTGCATCTTCTTGCCTTCATCAAAAGCTAAAGAAGGGTGCATACGACTGGTCGATTTAACTTCATCCAGTT
Above is a genomic segment from Psychromonas sp. L1A2 containing:
- a CDS encoding DEAD/DEAH box helicase, producing the protein MTFSSLGLSDPIVQAVTEQGYEAPTPIQEKAIPVVLKGKNLIAAAQTGTGKTASFVLPILQKLIDAPLVRPKRVHAMILTPTRELAIQVEENIQHYAKHLSITSMAMYGGIDAEPQKQRLIEGVDILVATPGRLLDMYTSRSIHFDETSILVIDEADRMLDMGFISDINKIVEKLPLERQNLLFSATLSKQVRFLARTAVTDAVEISITPENVTVPKIEQHLITVDKEFKSALLSHLIHENKWQQALIFIETKRGAAKLVSQLEKREIAAESFHSGRSQAVREQLMADFKEGKIQFLVATGIAARGIDIDDLERVVNYDLPDEAEDYVHRIGRTGRAGAAGEAISLVSRDDFRNLCAIERHLGYFIKRDVVEGFEPKLVVPDSNAAHAPKTAQKGRRRQSNKR